ATGACCGGCACGCCCGCGCCCTTCACCGCCGACGACCACCGGGCCCGGATGGAGCGCGCCGCCCGGGCCGCCGACGAGGCGGGGCTCGCCGGAGTGCTCGTCGCGCCCGGACCCGACCTCGTCTGGCTCACCGGCTACGCGCCGCCCGCGGCCACCGAACGGCTCACCCTGCTGGTGCTCGCCGCCGGGCGGGACCCCATGCTCGTCGTGCCCACCCTGGAGGCCCCGGACGCCGAGAAGGCGGTGGGCGCGCCCGCCCTGAAGCTCCGCGACTGGACCGACGGCAGGGACCCGTACGCGGTCACGGCCCCGCTCCTGGACGCCTCGGGCCGCTACGGCGTCAGCGACAACGCCTGGGCGCTGCACCTGCTGGGCCTGCAGAAGGAGCTGCCCGGCACCTCGTACGTCTCCCTCAGCGAGGGACTGCCGATGCTGCGGGCCGTCAAGGACGGCGCCGAACTGGACCGGCTGGCCGCCGCGGGCGCCGCCGCCGACGCCACGTACGAGGAGATTCTGAAGGTCGCCTTCGCGGGGCGCCGCGAGTCGGACGTCGCGGGCGACCTCGCCGAGCTGCTGCGGCACTTCGGACACGAGCAGGTGGACTTCACGGTCGTCGGGTCGGGGCCGAACGGCGCGAGCCCGCACCACGAGGCCGGCTCCCGTGTCATCGAGCACGGCGACACGGTCGTCCTCGACTTCGGCGGACTGAAGCACGGCTACGGCTCGGACACCTCCCGTACGGTGCACGTCGGCGAGCCGGACGCCGAGGAGCAGCGCGTCCACGACATCGTGCGCGCCGCCCAGCAGGCCGGGTTCGAGGCGGTGCGGCCGGGTGCCGCCTGCCAGGACGTCGACCGGGCCGCCCGCGCCCTCATCACCGAGGCGGGGTACGGCGACCGCTTCATCCATCGCACCGGGCACGGCATCGGCGTCACCACCCATGAACCGCCGTACATGATCGAGGGCGAGGAGCAGCCCCTCGTCCCCGGGATGTGCTTCTCCGTGGAGCCCGGCATCTATCTGCCGGGCCGCTTCGGGGTCCGCATCGAGGACATCGTGACGGTCACCGAGGACGGTGGGCGCCGCCTGAACGACACCCCCCGGGAGATGGCCGTCGTGAACTGACCACGCTCGCTCAGCAGGCATCGGACGGCGGATCCCGCACCCCGGACTCCCCAACGGCGGACGGCGCGACCATGACCCAGGCAACGACACCCACCGCGGACACCGTGCGACGCGTCGTCCGCTCCCTGCTCCAGGACGACCCGCCGCGGGACTCCGGGCCGCGGGACTCCGCGTTCCCGGACTCTCCTGGCGCGGACGGCGGTGGGCTCCGGATCGCGCCCGTCGGCGAGGGCGACGAGCACTTCACCTGGTTCGTGGGCGCACGGCATGTGCTGCGGCTCGCCCCGGACCGCGAGGCGTCCCGGCGCCGGCGGCGCGAACTGCGACTGCGTGAGCTGGTACGCCCGCACCTCGGCGTCGCCGTCCCGGTGAGCGTCGCCCACGGCGAATGGGCGAGCGGGCTGACGTACACCCTCGACACCCTGATCCCCGGCGGGTCCGGCGAGCAGCGGGACGTCTCCGCGGTGGGGGAGGCCGATCTGGCGGGGCTGCTCGGCGGACTGCGCGAGGTGCCGGGGCAGCAGGCCGAGTCGCTGGGCGTGCCGCGGGCGACGTCCCGGTCCCTCGAGGCGCTGCGTACCGCCGCCGAGCGGGCCGCCGAACAGCTCGCCGCCGCCGACGAGTTCGACCCCGCCAGGCTGCAGCAGCTCACGGCGGCCGGTGTGGTGCAGCTCGCCGCGCAGCCGGGTGCGGCCTTCCTCGTCCATCACGACCTCAGGGGTGAGCATCTCGTGGTCAGCGGGGACGGGCGGGTGCGGGGTGTTCTCGACTGGACCGGCGCGGTCGTCGGCGATCCCACGGAGGACATCGCGGGGCTCGCCCTGGCGGTCGGCGCGCCCGCGGCGGTCCGGGCGGCGACCCTGGCGGGGTATGGGGCGCGGCCTTGTCTGCGGGGGTTGTGGCTGGCTCGTTGCGACACGTTGACGCGGCTCGCGGAGCGGCTTCGGGGGCGGGCGGGCCGGCCTGTGCCGTTGTTGCGGGCGCAGTGGGCGCGGGCGTGGGAGGCGATCCTCCTGGAACGTCTCACAGACGAAACGTGGTGACCCCCGGCGGCCCCGGCGGGGCCGTTCGCGCAGTTCCCCGCGCCCCCAGGAGACTGCGCCGTTCCCCGCGCCCCTAAAAGATTGCGCCGTTCCCCGCGCCCCCAAGAGACTGCGCCGTTCCCCGCGCCCCTGGGAGGGGCTGTGCCCCATCAGGGGCGCGGGGAACGGCGCAATCTTTTGGCTTTGAACCGCACGGGGAACGCGGCACCCAGCCCCGCTCCCTCAGGGGCGCGGGGAACCCCGCATCACCCCTGCAGCAGCACCACGCAGGACTCTCCGGGGAGGCCCAGGAGTCCGTCCTCGGCGGGGACGTCGACCGGGTTCCACGCTGCCAGCACCCGCGCCGGCCGCGTGCCCAGCGGAATCGCCGCCCGTTCCGGGCCGAGGTTCACGGCCACCCGGACGTCACCCCGCCGGAAGGCGAGCCAGCGGGCACTCTCGTCGAACGCGACCTTGACGTCCGCGAGGTCGGGATCCGTGAGGTCGGCCTGGGCGTGCCGCAGGGCGATCAGCTCGCGGTACCAGGCGAGCACGCGCGCGTGGACCCCCTTCTCCGGCTCGGACCAGTCGAGGCAGGACCGTTCGCGCGTGGCGGGGTCCTGCGGATCCGGGATGTCCTCCTCGGCCCACCCGTGGGACCCGAACTCCCGCCGCCTGCCCCGCCGTACGGCCTCCGCGAGTTCGGGATCCGTGTGGTCGGTGAAGAACTGCCAGGGCGTGCCCGCGGCCCACTCCTCGCCCATGAACAGCATCGGCGTGAACGGCCCGGTGAGCGTCAGCGCCGCCGCGCAGGCCAGCAGCCCGGGGGAGAGGGAGGCCGCGAGCCGGTCGCCCAGGGCGCGGTTGCCGATCTGGTCGTGGGTCTGCGAGTAGCCGAGCAGCCGGTGCCCCGCGACCCGCGCCCGGTCGAGCGGCCGGCCGTGCCGTCGGCCCCGGAAGCTGGAGTACGTGCCGTCGTGGAAGTAGCCGGCCGTCAGCGTCTTCGCCACCGCCGCGAGCGGGGCCCGGCCGAAGTCCGCGTAATAACCCTGCGTCTCGCCCGTCAGCGCGGTGTGCAGCGCGTGGTGGAAGTCGTCGTTCCACTGCGCGTGCAGACCGAGCCCGTTCTCCTTGCGGGGCGTGATCAGCCGCGGGTCGCCCAGGTCCGACTCGGCGATGAGGAACAGCGGCCGGCCAAGCTCCTCGGAGAGCCCGTCCACGGCCGCCGACAGCTCCTCCAGGAAGTGGCACGCGCGCGTGTCGTACAGCGCGTGCACCGCGTCCAGGCGCAGCCCGTCGAACCGGTAGTCGCGCAGCCAGGAGAGCGCGCTGCCCAGCAGGAACGCGCGCACCTCGTCCGAACCGGGCGCGTCCAGGTTCACCGCCGAACCCCACGGCGTGTGGTGCGTGTCCGTGAAGTACGGCCCGAACGCGGGCAGATAGTTCCCGGACGGCCCGAGATGGTTGTGCACGACGTCCAGGACGACCCCGAGACCCAGCTCGTGCGCCCGGTCGACGAAACGCTTCAGCGCCTCGGGACCGCCGTACGGCTCGTGCACGGCCCACAGCGACACCCCCTCGTACCCCCACCCGTGCTTCCCCGGGAACGGGCACAGCGGCATCAACTCGACGTGCGTCACACCCAGTTCCACCAGATGCCCGAGCCGCTCGGCCGCCGCGTCCAGCGTGCCCTCACGCGTGTACGTGCCCACGTGCAGCTCGTACAGCACGGCACCCGGCAGCCCGCGCCCCGCCCACTCGGCCCGCCAGGCGTACCGCTCCTGGTCGACGACCGCGCTCAGGCCGTCCGGTCCGTCCGGCTGCCGGTACGACCGCGGATCCGGCAGCACCGGACCGTCGTCCACCGCGAACCCGTACCGCGTGCCGTCCTGCGCCTCGGCCTCTCCCGTCCACCACCCCGGGCGCCGCGGATCGGGCTCCAACGCGCGCGTGGTGCCCGCGCAGTGGAGCGTCATGCGATCGGCCTGTGGTGCCCACACCTCGAACTGCACGGACGGTTCTCCCTCGTCTGCTCACCGTGACCTCGCCGGTCCCATGGTGCGTCAAACGAGATCAATTCACCGTCGGATCCGCCCGATCGGACGACGAACCTCCTGATCGGACGACGGAAAACGACCGTACCCCGCGCCACGCACCGCCCTGAAGTGCTGTGTTTTCTGGACACTCCGGCCGCGCTGCCAGACAATCGGCTGCGTGACGTCGTCCTCGGAGTTCCACACCTATCGCGCTCCCGCGCGGCTGTCGGACGCCGAGCGGGACAGGACCCTCAAGGCGCTGCGGGAGGGTGCCGCCCTGGGGCGGCTCTCGCACGAGACGTTCCTCCTGCGGATGGAACTCGCCTTCGCCGCCCGTACCGCGGACGAACTCGCCGCGCTCACCGCCGATCTGCGCACCGAGAACCGCTGGTCGAGGCTGCTGTTCGGCACGGTCGAGGCGGTCTCCGGGTTCGGCGTGCGACTGCGCCGGGCCTGGCAGGCGGAGCGGCTGCCCAAGCTGCTGCTGCCCCGGCCGGAGAACCGGTACCCGCTGCGGATAGGCCGTGACCCGGCCAGCGGTCTGCGGCTCAGCCACGAGACGGTGTCGCGCGTGCACGCCGAACTCACCCGCCAGGGCGGCCTGTGGGTGCTGCGCGACCTCGGTTCGACCAACGGCACGGCCGTGAACGGCCGGCGGGTGATCGGCGCCGCCGTCGTCCAGGTCGGCGACCAGGTCAGTTTCGGCCGGATGGTCTTCCGGCTCGCCGCGGACTAGGGTCTGTCTGACAATTCCCGTCGTCGCCCGTAGGGCGGCTGCGCGGCGTCAGGTGCGTGCTCTCGGTGTGCCGGGCGTAGAGCCTCGTACTGGACGTACTTGGCTCTGCGCCCGGTGCGGCGAGAGTGCGTGCATGGCGCCGCGCGGCAGACGGGAATTGTCAGACAGACCCTAGCGGACCGGACGTACGGGCACGGCGGGCGGAACCGACGCCTCCGCCGAGGTCGGCCCGAAGAAGCCCGTCAGCGTGCATATTTCTGTCCGCACCGAGTGTTGACGTACCTCCGCCGCCGTGACTCACTGTGCGTATACCATGCACACCGAGTGAACCGGTGGTAACTCGTTGCGGAGGTAAGACCCTGCCGCCTCTCCTCCGCTATCCCTCCGTCGACGAACTGGGCGTCCGGGCCGCCGCGCTCGTCCACCGCCGCCCGCGGGACGCCCGGCTGCGCCAGGTGGGCACCTCCCGGGCCGGACTTCCGCTGCGGCTGCTGTCCGTCGGACACGGCAGCCGCCAGGTCCTGGTCGTCGCGGGCCCGCACGCCAACGAACCGGTGGGCGGCGCCACCGTCCTGCGCCTGGCCGAACGCGCCCTGGCCGACCCCCGGCTGTGCGACGGCGCCGACGTGACGTGGAACCTCCTGCTGTGCCTGGACCCCGACGGCTCCCGCCGCAACGAGGGCTGGCTGGCGGGCCCATACACCCTCGGCCACCACTTCCGTAACTTCTTCCGCCCCGGCTTCATGGAACAGCCGGAGTGGCTGCCCGACGGCGCGGCGCGGGCCGCCATGCCGGAGACCCGCGCCCTGCTCGCCCTCCAGGACGAGCTGCGGCCCTTCTTCCAGTGCTCCCTGCACGGCGTCGACGTGGGCGGCGGCTTCGTCGAGCTGACCCGCGACCTGCCCGGCATGGCGCCCCGGCTCGCGCACATCGCGGCACGCCTGGACATACCGCTCGAACTCGCCCCCTACGACACGCTGTACTGGCCCGCCCTGGGCCCCGCGGTCTACCGCATCCCGCCGCCGACGCGCGGTGACCTCGCCGCGGCCATCACGGAGGCGGCCGTCGAGTCCACCTGGTTCCACCCGCAGCCGTACGGAACGGTGACCGCGGTCGTCGAGGCGCCCATGTGGGGGGTGGCGGCCGTGCAGGACCCTGCGCCGTCCGCCGACGCCGGGAGCGCGCTGCGGGACGTCGCCCGGACCCTGCGCCGCGACACGGCCGTCCTGCAGGACCTGCTGGCCCGGATCAGGCCCCACCTCGGCTCGGCCGGGAGTGCCGCCGGGGACGTCGACCGCCTCCTCGCACCCGTCGACGACTACGTACTGGTCTGCCCCGGCCTCGCCGACGCCCTGGACCCCGACACCGGCCCGGGCAGGGACGCCTCGGGCGCCGCCCGCCCGCTGCCGCCGCTCACCACCTCCGGGCTGACCGCGCTGCGCATCTCCGCCCGCCGGACGGCGCTGCGCACGGCGGGGCTGCTGCACCAGCTGGTGACCGCCGCAGGGCAGGACCCGCAGGGCGCGGCGGCCGACCTCGACCGGCTCATCGACGGCTGGTGCGCGGACTTCCACGACGGCCACGGCGCGCGCTGGATCCCGGTCGCGCGGCAGGCCGAGTACCAGGCGCGGGTGGTGCTCGCCGCGTTCGACCTGGCCCGGCGGCGGGGCCCCGTACCGAGGCCGGGGGCGCGTGCGCCCGGCAGGCCCGCGACGAGGGCGGAAGTACCGTTCGAGTGAGTCGGGGTGGGCCCGCGGGCCCCACGTGCCGATGCACAGGCAATGACGAACAACCAGAAAGCGACCGCGGCGGTACGGGCCTTCCTGCTGGCCGCCTGCGCAGTCCTCGTGGCGGGACCGGTGCCGGCCCGCGCGGCGGAGCTCCCGGCGGCACCCTCGGGCGACTGGCTCTACGTGACGGTTGCCCAGGGCGAGGCCCGCTCCGGCGACCTTCGCGGCACCCTCCTGCTCTGCGATCCGCCCCGGGGCCACGAACAGGCCGCGCGCGCCTGCGAGGAACTGCGGGCCGCGCACGGCGACGTCGGCCGGATCCCGCTCAAGGAGACCTTCTGCCCGATGGTCTACGCGCCGGTGTCCGTGTCCGCGCGCGGCGAGTGGGGCGGCCACGCGATCGCGTACGAGGAGACGTTCGCCAACTCCTGTGTGCTGTCCGCGCGGACGGGAGCCGTGTTCGCCCTGCCGCGCTGACACCGCGACCGGGGCGCCTTCAATCGGGGCAGCTCCGACCGGGGCGTCTCACGGCGCTCCGTCGCGCGCGTGCCGTGCCGCGGCCAGCACCGTGCGGCTCTGGTGCTCGACCTGGTGTTCCAGAGGCACCCAGCGGGCCCGGAAACGCTGGGCGAAGGACTCGCTCCAGGACCCGACCAGCTGTTCCAGACCGGGCGCGGCACGGTCGTCGGCCTCCCGCAGGACCCGCAGCAGCATCGCCGCGGCCCGCAGCGGGAGCCGGCGGCCGAACGCGTCCACGCTGCCCACATGCGCCATCGTGGTCTCCGCCGGCGGCGGCCTGACCCAGTCGCGGGCCAGTCCGGGGACCAGTTCCAGCGCCCACCGGGCGGCTCGCAGCAGCGGCCCGGCTGGGCCGGGCAGCCGCGGCAGCGCGTCGGTGAGGACGCTCTCCACCTGGCGGGCGTCCTGGCGGAGCCGACGGGCCAGGCGGCCCATCGCCGCCGCGGGCGCGGGATGCGGTGCGGGATCGTCCACCAGGTCGCTCGCCCACATCGGCACCTCGACCACCGCGGTCAGACCGCCGTACAGATGGGCGCGGTACCAGGTGCTCTCCCGGGCGTCGTCCGGCATGCTCAGATACGCCAGGTCCGTACCGGGAGCGGGCATCACATGCACCCCGGGTCCGGAGGCCGGCCAGCCGGCGGCGTCCGAGGCGCCCGTCTCGACCGGGATGTTCAGCTCCGCCGCGGACTTGCCGAACGGCTCGGCCAGACCCGGTATGTCCTGGGTGAGCTGCACCCAGCTGCCGCCGAGGTCGGTGCCGTGGAGCGTCACCTGGAGGTAGGGGCGCAGTTCGTCTATGACCCCCAGGAGGGCCAGCGTCTCGGGCGGCAGCCGGTCGGGCGGCAGCACCGAGGGCGCCCACTCGGGCTGCTCGGGCCCGGCGGGGCGGAAGAAGCCCAGGTGGTAGTCGAGCAGGGTGTGCGGCGCCGGTGTCACATGCAGGCCGGCCCCGTCGGGGTCCGCGCAGAGCAGGAAGTGCCAGGACGTGTCGTCCCGCAGCCGCCGCTCGCACACGACCCGTTCGGCCAGCGCCAGCAGCGTGGCACCGCCGACGGGTTCGTTCGCGTGGGCGCCCGCGACGATCAGCACCGCGCGCTCGGCGCGGCCCACGGACAGCAGGTACAGCGGCCGGCCGGCGCGCGAGGCGCCGACCTGACGGAGAGAGCACAGGCCCGGCCGCCGGGCCGCCAGAGCCCGGGCCGAGCGTTCGAGTTCGGTCACACTGGGGTAGCGCAGCTCCATCAGGAGACTCACCCCCGACTGGGTCCAGGTCGGTGTCGCAATCCGCAGTACTCCACGGACTGGAGGACGTGTCAAGAATATGCAGGGGCGCCTCCGGGGAGCGCCCAGCAGCACTTATGGGTGCCCGGGGCGCCGTATCTCCCGGGAAGGCGGACGTGCTCGACGCCGGTACTCCGGCGCCGCCGGTCAGTCGCCGGCCATGGAATCACCTCCCACCCGCTCCAGCAGCACCACGGGCAGCGGTCCGAAAAGCGCCTCCACGCGCGCGTGCCCCGTGAACTCCCGGCCGGGCGCGAGCAGATCGGTCCAGCGCCCCGCGGGCAGCGGCAGCTCCGTGTCGCGCCAACCGCCCTCCTCCTCCAGGCGCAGCGACAGCCGGGAGACGGCCGTGATCACCTCTCCGGAGCGCGCGAACGCCAGACAGTGCGCGGCCCCGGGCCCCCGGGCGGGCAGCGGTTCGTACGCGGCGGACTCGCCGAACACCGCGGGGCGCCGGCGCCGCAACCGCAGGGCCGCCGCCGTCACCGCGGCCTTCTCGGCGGACAGGGCGTCCGCGAGATCCGGCGGGAAGAGCGCGGGCCGCCGGTTGTCCGGGTCCACCAGGGCCCGGTACTCGGCCTCCGTGCCCTGGTACAGGTCCGGCACCCCGGGCATCGTCAGATGGATCAGGGCCGCCCCGAGGACGTTCGTCCGCACGTACGGCTGGAGCGACGTCCTGAACGCGGCGACGCGCTGTCCCGGCGCCCCGCACGGTCCCGCCTTCAGGAAGTCCGCCACGGCCTCCTCGTACCCCGGATCCTGCTCGGTCCATGCCGTGCCGAGGCCGGCTTCCCTGATGTGTTTCAGCAGTGCCTCCCGCAGCCGTTCACCGTCCGCGGGGCCGAGCCCGACGGCGGTCTGCCAGGCGGCCCAGGCCACCTGCGGATCCGGCGCGCCCACGCCCTCGGCGGCCGTCCGCCCGGTCACGTCGGCGAGCAGGTCGGCCCAGCGCGCGGGGGCCTGCGTGAGCACGGAGATCGCGGCCCGTACGTCGGCGCTGCGCTTGGTGTCGTGGGTGGACAGGACGGTGCCGGTGGCGGGCCAGTCGCGCTGCACGCGCGCGCAGTACGCGTGGAAGTCCTCCGGGGAGACCGCGGGGGCTCCCGGCTCGCCGCCCACCTCGGTGGCCGACAGCAGCGGTACGTACCGGTAGAACGCCGTGTCCTCCACGGACTTGGCCCGCAGCGCCGAGGCGAGCTGCGCGAACCGGGCCCGGAACGCCGCGAACCCCGGTCCCTCGCCGACCCGCCCCAGCACCAGGTCCCGTACGAGATCGACGACGTGGGCCTCCTCGGGGACCTTGAAGACCCGCTTCGCCTCCTGTGCGGCCTCCTCGGTGAGGACCGACGCGGCGTCCCCGGAGGTGTACGGCCGGTAGACCTCCAGCCGGACGAGGAGTTCGCGCAGTGCGGTGCGCAGGGCCCAGGGGGCCCGGTCGCGCAGCACGGGGTCCGCGGACGTGCGGCACAGCCGGTCCGCCTCACGGGTGAGCCGGTCGACCTCGGCGGCCAGCTCGTGATGGACCACCTTGTACGCGGCCCGCCGCACGGTCGCCTCCCAGACGCCCCCGCGGTCGGCCTGGGGGGCCGCGAACCGCCGGTACTGCCCGAGGAGCTCCCCGGCCCCCGCCGGGTCCGTCAGGACGCCGTCGATGTGCCGCAGCGCGTCGTAGCCGGTGGTGCCCGCGACCGGCCAGGCGGCGGGCAGCGGCTCGCCGTCCGCGAGGATCTTCTCCACCACCGTCCACCGCCCGCCCGTCGCCTCGTTCAGACGGCGCAGATACGCGTCCGGGTCGGCGAGGCCGTCCGGGTGGTCGATGCGCAGCCCGTCGACGACCCCCTCGTCCAGCAGCTGGAGGATCTTGCCGTGGGTCGCGTCGAAGACCTCCGGGTCCTCGACCCGCACCCCGATCAGCTCCGAGATGCTGAAGAACCGCCGGTAGTTCAGCTCGGTGCGGGCCAGGCGCCACCACGCGAGCCGGTACCACTGGGCGTCCAGCAGCTCGGGCAGCGGCAGCCCCTCGGTGCCGGCCCGCAGCGGGAACGCGTGGTCGTGGTGGCGCAGGACGTCCCCGTCGACCACGAGGTCGTCCGTCACCGCGCCCACGGGCTGTCCGAGCACCGGCAGCAGGACACGCCCGCCCTGGGCGTCCCAGTCGATGTCGAACCAGCGCGCGTACGGCGAGTCGGGGCCCTCGCGGAGCACCTCCCACAGGGGGCGGTTGTGGCGGGGCGACATCGCCATGTGGTTGGGCACGATGTCCAGGACGAGCCCGAGGCCGTGCTCGCGGGCGGTGCGGGAGAGGTCGCGCAGGCCCTGCTCGCCGCCGAGTTCGTCGCGCACGCGCGCGGGGTCCACGACGTCGTAGCCGTGCCCCGAGCCGGGGACGGCCTCCAGGACGGGGGACAGGTGCAGATGGGAGACGCCGAGACCGGCGAGGTACGGGATCGCCTGCGCGGCTGCGTCGAAGGGGAAGTCCGGCTGGAGCTGTAGGCGGTAGGTGGCGGTCGGCGCGGCAGGTGTCATGGGGACTTACGTACCCGGTCGCCACGGTTTCGTGTCAGGTTTCCGGCCGCGGCCCGGCGGGCCCGTTCGCGCAGTTCCCCGCGCCCCTGAAAGACTGCGCCGTTCCCCGCGCCCCTGATGGGGCGCAGCCCCTCCTAGGGGCGCGGGGAACGGCGCAATCTTTTGCTTTTGGGGGCGCGGGGAACGGCGCGGAACTTCAGCAGCGCTATGCCGGGCGCTGCAGCACCACCATGCTGCGGTCGACCAGCGACACCCGGTCACCCGCCTTGACCTTCGCCCCGGTCCCGGGGGCAACCCCCGCGGCCCGCCCCGTGTCGACGACCACCTCCCACTGCCGCCCGTGGTTCACCGGCACCACGAATTCCAGCGTCTTCGGCGAGGCGTTGAACAGCAGCAGGAACGAGTCGTCCGCGATGCGCTCCCCGCGAGGCCCCGGTTCGGAGATCGCGTTGCCGTTGAGGAACACCGACAGCGCCCGCGCCTGCGTGGAGTCCCAGTCGTCCTGCGCCATCTCCTCGCCGGCCGGCGTGAACCAGGCGATGTCCGACAGATCGTCGTGGGTGCCCTCCACGGGCCGCCCGTGGAAGAACCGGCGCCGCCGGAACACCGGATGCTCGCGCCGCAGCCGCACCATCGCGCGCGTGAACTCCAGCAGCTCGCTGCCGTCCTCGGGCCACGGCACCCAGGACAGCTCCGTGTCCTGGCAGTACGCGTTGTTGTTGCCGTGCTGCGTGCGCGCGAACTCGTCGCCGTGGCTGAGCATCGGCACGCCCTGCGAGAGCAGCAGCGTCGCGGTGAAGTTGCGCATCTGGCGTCCGCGCAGCGCCAGGACCTCCGGATCGTCGGTCTCGCCCTCGGCCCCGCAGTTCCACGAGCGGTTGTGGCTCTCGCCGTCGCGGTTGTCCTCGCCGTTCGCGTCGTTGTGCTTCTCGTTGTACGACACCAGGTCGTGCATCGTGAAGCCGTCGTGGCAGGTGACGAAGTTGATGGAGGCCAGCGGACGCCGCCCGTCGTCCTGGTAGAGGTCCGAGGACCCCGTCAGCCGGGACGCGAACTCGGCGAGCGTCTGCGGCTCGCCCCGCCACATGTCCCGTACGGTGTCGCGGTACTTTCCGTTCCACTCGGTCCACAGGGGCGGGAAGTTGCCCACCTGGTAGCCGCCCTCGCCGACGTCCCAGGGTTCGGCGATCAGCTTCACCTGGGAGACCACCGGGTCCTGCTGGACCAGGTCGAAGAACGACGACAGCCGGTCCACCTCGTGGAACTGCCGGGCCAGGGTCGCCGCCAGGTCGAAACGGAACCCGTCGACGTGCATCTCGGTGACCCAGTACCGCAGCGAGTCCATGATGAGCTGGAGTACGTGCGGGGAACGCATGAGCAGGGAGTTGCCCGTGCCCGTGGTGTCCATGTAGTAGGTGGGGTCGTCCGTCAGCCGGTAGTACGAGGCGTTGTCGAGGCCCTTGAAGGACAGCGTCGGGCCCAGGTGGTTGCCCTCGGCGGTGTGGTTGTAGACCACGTCGAGGATGACCTCGATGCCCGCCTCGTGGAGCGCCCGGACGGCCGACTTGAACTCCAGGACCTGCTGTCCCCGGTCGCCCCAGGACGCGTACGCGTTGTGGGGGGCGAAGAAGCCGATCGTGTTGTAGCCCCAGTAGTTGTTGAGGCCCATGTCGACCAGGCGGTGGTCGTTCACGAACTGGTGCACGGGCATCAGTTCGAGGGCTGTGACACCCAGTTCGGTCAGATGTTCGATGATGGCGGGGTGGGCGAGCGCCGCGTACGTGCCGCGCAGCTCGTCCGGCAGCCCGGGGTGCCGCATCGTCAGGCCCTTCACATGGGCCTCGTACAGCACGGTGTGGTGGTATTCCGTGCGCGGGCGCCGGTCGTCGCCCCAGTCGAAGTACGGATTGACCACCACGGAGCTCATCGTGTGGGGTGCCGAGTCCAGGTCATTGCGCCTGCCCGGCGAGTCGAAGTGGTAGCCGTACACCTCCTCCCCCCAGTCGATGCTGCCGCTTATGGCCTTCGCGTACGGGTCGAGCAGCAGCTTCGCCGAATTGCAGCGCTGCCCCCGCTCCGGTTCGTAGGGACCGTGCACGCGAAAGCCGTACCGCTGTCCCGGCATCACGCCGGGCAGGTACGCGTGCCGGACGAACGCGTCGGTCTCGCGCAGCTCTATCGCCGTTTCCGAGCCGTCGTCGTGCAGCAGACACAGCTCGATCCGGTCCGCGGCCTCCGAGAAGACCGCGAAATTCGTGCCGGCGCCGTCGTACGTGGCACCGAGTGGGTACGCCTGTCCAGGCCAGACCTGCATGGATGCAACTCTTCCAGTTGTGCGACGCCGCAGAGGGCGACTCCCGCCCGAGTGTCCCCGAAACTGATGGAACCACCTAGGACTTACCTCCCTCTTACCCGTCGACCAGTGCATACGCGGTATGCCGAACCAGTGGGACTCGATCGACTCCCAGAGACAACAGGGGGAGTGGGGGAAATGTGCGCACAGTAGTGCACCGCCATCTGGGCAAGGTGGTGGCGGGTGCGGCGATAGCGGTCGCCGGAACCGCCGTGATGGTCGGAATCACCCTGCCGGGCTCGGCGGGTGCCGACGACTCCGGCGGCCAGGGGACGGACCGGACCACGCAGACGGCGGGTCAGGCCCAGGGACAGGGCCAGGGCCAGGGAGCGGCGGCCGTGCAGCCGGGTGTCGTCGAGCAGGCTCCGGCCGAGGGCGACCGGGGCAAGGGACGCGACCCGCTCACCGACGACGAGACCGAGCGGGTCGAGAAGCTC
This sequence is a window from Streptomyces ortus. Protein-coding genes within it:
- a CDS encoding SSI family serine proteinase inhibitor, with product MTNNQKATAAVRAFLLAACAVLVAGPVPARAAELPAAPSGDWLYVTVAQGEARSGDLRGTLLLCDPPRGHEQAARACEELRAAHGDVGRIPLKETFCPMVYAPVSVSARGEWGGHAIAYEETFANSCVLSARTGAVFALPR
- a CDS encoding M14 family zinc carboxypeptidase, coding for MSLLMELRYPSVTELERSARALAARRPGLCSLRQVGASRAGRPLYLLSVGRAERAVLIVAGAHANEPVGGATLLALAERVVCERRLRDDTSWHFLLCADPDGAGLHVTPAPHTLLDYHLGFFRPAGPEQPEWAPSVLPPDRLPPETLALLGVIDELRPYLQVTLHGTDLGGSWVQLTQDIPGLAEPFGKSAAELNIPVETGASDAAGWPASGPGVHVMPAPGTDLAYLSMPDDARESTWYRAHLYGGLTAVVEVPMWASDLVDDPAPHPAPAAAMGRLARRLRQDARQVESVLTDALPRLPGPAGPLLRAARWALELVPGLARDWVRPPPAETTMAHVGSVDAFGRRLPLRAAAMLLRVLREADDRAAPGLEQLVGSWSESFAQRFRARWVPLEHQVEHQSRTVLAAARHARDGAP
- the treY gene encoding malto-oligosyltrehalose synthase; amino-acid sequence: MTPAAPTATYRLQLQPDFPFDAAAQAIPYLAGLGVSHLHLSPVLEAVPGSGHGYDVVDPARVRDELGGEQGLRDLSRTAREHGLGLVLDIVPNHMAMSPRHNRPLWEVLREGPDSPYARWFDIDWDAQGGRVLLPVLGQPVGAVTDDLVVDGDVLRHHDHAFPLRAGTEGLPLPELLDAQWYRLAWWRLARTELNYRRFFSISELIGVRVEDPEVFDATHGKILQLLDEGVVDGLRIDHPDGLADPDAYLRRLNEATGGRWTVVEKILADGEPLPAAWPVAGTTGYDALRHIDGVLTDPAGAGELLGQYRRFAAPQADRGGVWEATVRRAAYKVVHHELAAEVDRLTREADRLCRTSADPVLRDRAPWALRTALRELLVRLEVYRPYTSGDAASVLTEEAAQEAKRVFKVPEEAHVVDLVRDLVLGRVGEGPGFAAFRARFAQLASALRAKSVEDTAFYRYVPLLSATEVGGEPGAPAVSPEDFHAYCARVQRDWPATGTVLSTHDTKRSADVRAAISVLTQAPARWADLLADVTGRTAAEGVGAPDPQVAWAAWQTAVGLGPADGERLREALLKHIREAGLGTAWTEQDPGYEEAVADFLKAGPCGAPGQRVAAFRTSLQPYVRTNVLGAALIHLTMPGVPDLYQGTEAEYRALVDPDNRRPALFPPDLADALSAEKAAVTAAALRLRRRRPAVFGESAAYEPLPARGPGAAHCLAFARSGEVITAVSRLSLRLEEEGGWRDTELPLPAGRWTDLLAPGREFTGHARVEALFGPLPVVLLERVGGDSMAGD
- the glgX gene encoding glycogen debranching protein GlgX, with the translated sequence MQVWPGQAYPLGATYDGAGTNFAVFSEAADRIELCLLHDDGSETAIELRETDAFVRHAYLPGVMPGQRYGFRVHGPYEPERGQRCNSAKLLLDPYAKAISGSIDWGEEVYGYHFDSPGRRNDLDSAPHTMSSVVVNPYFDWGDDRRPRTEYHHTVLYEAHVKGLTMRHPGLPDELRGTYAALAHPAIIEHLTELGVTALELMPVHQFVNDHRLVDMGLNNYWGYNTIGFFAPHNAYASWGDRGQQVLEFKSAVRALHEAGIEVILDVVYNHTAEGNHLGPTLSFKGLDNASYYRLTDDPTYYMDTTGTGNSLLMRSPHVLQLIMDSLRYWVTEMHVDGFRFDLAATLARQFHEVDRLSSFFDLVQQDPVVSQVKLIAEPWDVGEGGYQVGNFPPLWTEWNGKYRDTVRDMWRGEPQTLAEFASRLTGSSDLYQDDGRRPLASINFVTCHDGFTMHDLVSYNEKHNDANGEDNRDGESHNRSWNCGAEGETDDPEVLALRGRQMRNFTATLLLSQGVPMLSHGDEFARTQHGNNNAYCQDTELSWVPWPEDGSELLEFTRAMVRLRREHPVFRRRRFFHGRPVEGTHDDLSDIAWFTPAGEEMAQDDWDSTQARALSVFLNGNAISEPGPRGERIADDSFLLLFNASPKTLEFVVPVNHGRQWEVVVDTGRAAGVAPGTGAKVKAGDRVSLVDRSMVVLQRPA